agattatttttaaatatatctACTTTTGAATCTGAAACTTTAGTCAGTCACCGTCAATTGTACCTATTAgattttcttgtaaaattgCAAATGCCAGTCTAAAATTGCAtttcaattatatttaaaacttgatgtttcaaaaagtaaaaaaaattgaaatggttCATTTTGTTTCGTTAGTCTGATAACATCATTTACAACTtctaatccaaaaaaaaacaatctttACTGCTCTTTGACTCAGTCTTGAACTATGAATAAAACTGATGTCGTCCGGAAGAATAccttttaacattttcatgatttttttttcaaattatgaatGAAATTTGCACTGGGAAACCCCAACACAGAAACCCCAACGTGCGGTTTACCTCAAAAACTTACAGGTTTTGTTATAAGACCAAGAATGGTgtaaagaatttcaaaaacacaaaTGTAGATCATCAAATATTTATAGTTTCCTATCTTTTTCGGTGATTTGTAGATGATTAGTAGTATAAGATAAGCATTCAAAATAAGAGAGATAAATGTACAGGTTTCTTGTaaacttttgcaaaataatgAGAACGGGctctttaacatttttgaatagtgTTTCAGTGTCTGAAAGTTTTGACTTTATATAAACAGAATGACTCTTTTTGCGTCAGACCTTAATAATTAGTGATAAAGGTTCTAGACAAACAACAAATCTTAATGAAAACAGTTTTgatgcaaaaacaaaaaagtaagaaatcTAAATTGGTCGGAAAATACTGAGACGCTTTAAAGAGCAGGTGGAGTCGGCCAGTTGAAAAGAGAATATTATGTAGTTGTAATATTAATTCCCCCTTTTGAAGAATAAGTTTTCGAAGAGCTTGagcttttgcttttttggtGGCCACAACACAACAAGTCTAGAACAAaacgttttaaattaaaaaatgaaaaaaaaaacgctaccTAAAGTGGTTTCcttgaagtttttgataatgAATATATTTGGGAGAGTGTCAACAGCTGGGTAGACTGCCACAGATACTGTAATAAATGCACTGCAATTTCCAATGTTGATTTGAAGAAGTGGACACATGAAAACAATAGAACATGGAACGTACAGCATTATCAAGGGAattattgtctgaaaatagttGTACTTTATATACCATAATTGTTgtgcttaaaaattaaacacgTCAGAAGACTACGTCGCCGCTTTTAGCTAGCCCTAGGACCCTACGAGGCGTAATCACTTTTGTGATCGTTGCAAGACCCATTACTGTGAAACCTTTTACTTCAAGGCCGCGCTTTTTGGTAAGAAAGAAAATTGGTTCAAACTTGAAGAGTgcattataaattttatgaattagGTTACCTGCCAAACCAAAGCCTTAAATAATTGCTGTTGTAGTCCTTGTGCAAAAGTAGATGTAGATCGGCTCAGTAATTCACTCATCGTTCGGTAACATCGAAAACCATAAAACATTACGGCAAGCGATGAAGAGACctcaaaaacacttttttttaatgtatttattgttttttaggtttttttttgaagtttcatgCTTAATTTGAAAGCATATGCTTAGATTACAACATTTATGAtacgaaattcaatttttacccaTTGAAATGTTGATATTTTTGagtgttctttttttaatatactgaaaaacatttttgatggctttacatttttaaaaggcTTTATccacaaacatttttaaaacttgcaaGAATCCGCATCTTGGAGCGATTTTACTGACCTCGATAAGAAggaaaaatacactgaaacaGTTTTAATCAAACTTTTAGTGGGTATGATTTACGCTTTGTCATTTAAATTcctgtgaaaaattattttcctgtTGAAGTCCTGTGTCAAAAGGTTTAACACTCTTAATTTGTTTGAAGACACTCACAATAACAAACCATAAAACCAGCATTCCAAAAACTGCAAGTGGCTCAATTCCATGTATTCCATTTTTGTCCTCTGGGTAATAATAAGGTCCAGTGTAGACAATATCTTCAATGCTCAATTCAAAATAATCCCAAATGTCTTTTCtaaattactttttattcatataaagttcataataaaaaacacCTTATCAATTCCGTAAATCCTTTATCTTctgggaaaataaaaaatatcgttAGACCCCACACAATTCCATAGAATATTGGAACAAGACACCACGCTATAAACTTCCATCCTTCAAAAAGAGTTCGACGAGTTCTGAAACAAGGCTTTTAATATGAAGCTAAATTATCTTCAGTGCTCATACTTATGCAAAGAACCATATCTGTAAATGAAATGAATTGCGAGAATCGTGACAGAGCATCCATAGAATCCACAGATACAACTATTCAGGATTTTAGTGACGTCACGATTGAACCATGAGCTTTTCGCGTCGACAATGACAATAACTCGCGAGGTGTAAGAGTgcacaaactgaaaaaaacaaagaactgtgcatttaatcaaaaaacgtTCCAGCTACATGAGGTTGctaatgtaaatttttttgagtagaTTTTTTCGTTATATTTAGTTTCTTTTGAAAGATTTACTACACCGTGAAGATTGTTAGTAGTCATTCTTTTTGTGGATAAATAGGCTTTCAAATGAAAAGTACTTGTTTTATGTGTAAGCACTTTTGTACAAGCATAAGCTTCACAATAATGTGTTCCTAACTACTTAAGTTTTAATAAATGTTGTTCAACTTACCGGTTTTGTAACTGTTGCCAAAATGGCGTAAGTGATCTCAAAGAACGAAATGTACAACATCAAGTATTTGTAATTACCAATCTTTTTAGGAGATTTGTTGATTATCAAGTAAATCATATAACagttcaaaataattgttaaaCAGACACAAACGTTCTGAAGGTGCCCACAAAAAAGAGACCAACCACTTTGAAGCATTCTGGAACAAAATACAGgagtttcaaatttagttttcaaaaaagataatggataaaaaaattgacgaGATGCCGTTTATGTATATAAAAACTCGTATAGTTTTCGGTAATTGCTCCCAATGGACTCTAAGATATGCATTCTGAGAATTCAGGTACATGCACTTACAGATATATAATACCACGCTTGATGATGCACTTTAATATTTGAAGATGAACTTTAATGTTCTCAGACAAGTCCCATGTAAGAAGATATGCGGAAAAGGGTGTACGACCAATAAGCGATTTGTTCGGCACACTTTTGGACCAATCATAGGCAGTGTGCGAAGTTCAATATCGTTTATTGTTGGcatttcttctgaaattagAGGAAATTTGAATACGGGTGAATAGGAAGAGGTCGAAAATCGCggtttcgaaaattagtttttccaGCTTTTAGCGGTTTGCTTCTATGTTGTTTTGTGATATTTCAGCATATTGGAATATTTTGAGTCCTTAAGTAAAATCCCATTGACCGTACGTCAAGATCTTGAACTTTTAATAGTGAATAAGGCatgttgtatttttgaaaggtTCATTCGTTTACATATGTTTAAAAACAATACATTATTCaggtttttaaaacatattagAGCACAGTTTTGGAGACTATTATAATCATCGTAATGTTTCAGGCAATCTCAATTTTgcattctcaattttcatattatttatGAAGTAGATGTACCCCGAGATATTTTCGGtttcttttaaattattttttgtatgtctgggctaaaaatatttttaactatgaccgcaaaaatgaaaattgaaaaataatcaatatttGAGTGGGCGGCcgaagttttggaaatataaaaaaacttttttttttgattttttaacattttttagattttttaaaattgtatgaTGTATGATGAAAATTGTATGATTGTATGAtgtatgaaaaataatttaatttatggTACATCAAACAATAAGGCTTTGTTGGTTTAAAGTtcataatggagtttcaagaTTGAACTATTGAACTGAAAGTTTTAGTAGCATTTTAAATGTTCTATATGTATAAGGATAATGTGCATGTaacaataataaataattaaaattttaaaagatccTTCATTATCGGAAGTTAACACATTTCCagtgtttatttttgattcCTTGTCTTGTGACTATGCCATTTTCTTGTTAACTTTCGTATTAAGAAATCCCCTGAAGGCGCTGATCATATCCATGAGGCAGGTGAAAATCCGACCAAAACCCTGCCTACTCCCACATTTTTTAACACGAAAGCCATAACTCAAGACCAGTAGAGTATTGAAATATGCTTCCAACACTAAAAGCTTCAGGAACTTTTATTCTGGAGGTATTTACTGTATTAGGAGCACTGGCCGCTTcctttttggttgaaaaacgATTTCTTTGTGCTCCGAGAATGATATTTGTGTTTCAACAAGTAAGTTTTTTGCTGTGAAATGTTAAGTTTTGACAATTATTGATTTCAGACGTTTATGCtgatttatataattttcttcCTGAATTACTTTAATATCGACAAGCAAACTGACGAGCAGGTCGCGGTGAGTTAGATCTTTCGAATATGTAGATTCATTTCTCCGTTGAAGagtaagatttttcaaacgaggTGTCTTTTGATGACAgcactgaaatttaattttttgtcttaTCAAAATATGTTTGTATCATTAAAATGGTTGACTGAACGTAAGACACCTATTCACGCCGATATAGAAAGACGGTTGGAATATTATCAGCAGTCAGGCATCAAGTAGGCCTGCAAGCCTGAAATCGTGCCTGTATGCCATGAAATCTTTAACAGTCTAACAAAGATTTTAGTCATCATATAGAGTCAACACGCAAGTAATCTTAATCGGTTATAACCAATTCACCTGGAATTCTGTGTCTATCAAAATAGCTGTTATAGACGTCAATGAAGGTTGTGTGTTTCCAATTGTAATTGcattatttcagaataaaCTTTAATTGTAAATTGAACATTGTGTTTATAGAACCATTATGCACAGATTTAAAATACTGGAAATACTGTCGCCTAAAACCGATAGATCCATGAACAATGTAATACTACAGATTCCAGGCTCCACGTTCAAAGCCGGAGCACAGTATTTTCAgtctttaataaattttctataatgttcctcttcattttatttgtaaaataaacAGACGGAAAAACAGGCTTGCAAATTCTGCTCCGATTATGTGTTCAAGTGAAGATTTTTCTGGCGCGACAGTAACGTTGAGCAcaattttcggtcaaaaaaatgataaagttGAAGGAATCTATCGTTTTTGGGAAGCATCTACGTAATCAACGTAATAATCAATGTATTTTCAGTCTCATATGTGTTTGTTCGAAGTCTTTGCAACATTATTCGTCAATATAATTTACCTTTCAATGCTTCATCTCTCAGCTGTCGAATCTGGGCTCTCTTTCCTGGCGATAACAGTGTTTCTACTCGCCGCCTTCTTCACATTTGCCTTTTTTAGTATTTGTCAATGGGTGATTGAAGATCCATTAGCTTTATTGGCAAGTAGATTGTTTAGTTATCAAATAGTTCAAATattccttttccttttttgtactatttctgtTATTCGTCTGACGATGCGACAAGACAGGGAGAAAACAAAACCACTTCGAACATTTGTTCCATATTACATTATAacagttagtttttttaataatttttttcactgaaaatatttatttttatttgcagTATTTCTCGGTGATATTGTTTATTATCACACCAAAAGTTGTATTTCTCCTTGCTGTTCTATTGAAGGTCACTGAGGATGATGAAGTTTTGTCAGGAGCATTACGTGCAATACTATTCATTAGTCCGTTTtataattggatttttgtaaTACTAATCAATTGTCAAGATCCTGAAAAAAGGACTGAGTTGAAGAAATCAATTGgtaacgattttttttaaagagaattGAGAAACCCCGCATTCTGCTGCTAGAGTTTTGCGTTTTAAAACTTCTTATTGATTTCTAGAGCGAGCTCTTCGTGGAATAAAAACCGGTCCAGTACCTCGTATCAACGTTCAAGAACCAACGAGCAGTTCGAATTTGCCATCACGAAGCCATATTGCTTTGAACCTTATGAAAAACCCACTAAATTCATTCAACAAACTACAACGACAATCTACAATTCCCGCCGGAGAAATGTCAGTTTTCAATCATATAAAAgttaatatttcaattattcagGCCCCCACAAAGTAGTTTGATGGTTCCAAGAGAGCAAAGATATTTGGCTTCTGCTGAACAAGAAGACATCGAACAAGTTTCGTCTCCtcaggaaattttgagttcGCGAAGTTCCGAGGAGAGAGGATTTATGACTGTTGCATTGCTCAGAAGGtagtgaaaaatttagattgaAAAACAACTTGGTTGGAGTTCGAGAATCAAACTAATTTCCGTTCAAGAATGTttacatttctaaaaaaaataatgattttcgaattttccaaaaattttcaatagccTTCTGgagaaaatttaagattttttgaaacttcaatgTTATGTTCTTATGttcttaatttcaaatttctaatttccagGGCATCTCAAATGAGTCAAAGATTTCAAAGTATACGTGGTGACACACCTCGTACTGATTCAGCACGTTCACATAATACACCCACACCCAGGTctccaaaaaatccagaagCTGCAAATGATCAGGTGacaataattaattaaaatattgaagCCTTCCAACTTGGCACTTTTGTAGACCAATGTCACGTCGTCATCAACACAACAAGCACCTTCTCCTCGACCACTTGACGTTTCTCAACTTCTCGGATTCTTCATAACATCTTCAACTTCATCATTGACAATGACTGTTCCAGTAAGAAACAAGAGAACGATAGAAAGAATTCAGGAAGTTTTGAGTCAAAAAGATCGCCCTCCGCTGAATATTTCCTGATTAATGTGTGAAACATTTCCttttataaaatgtattttctctAGAATAGTGAATGATGAATAATCaaagatattttttcatttttcccctattttcattttcccatAGATGTGTGTCACTCCGTGTACTTTTTCCCGTAGAGTTTGGAATAAAGACCATCAGTCAAGAAATGTTAGACAAATATTCGTCGTGTAATAAATCCACATTAGCAATCTGGTGTGGGTGGTGAAAAGGAAAGATAATCCGGAAAAGAATAAATGAAACAAGATTGGATTCTGGAATAAGAATTGAAAAGAGATATAGATTTCATTTGACATTTATTCCAAACTCCGCGAGAATTTTCGAGTAGAATAGGGGTCGATGAATAGAAGAGAAATAAGAATTTAGATCAGAAGATTTGATAAGATTTTATTCTTTTGGAAAAGCTTTGCAAAATCATTTATGATAGAATACAATTCATTCGATTCAGAGTTtgtgatattttaaattttttttgaatatatgcATGTATCAAAGTTCAACTTTTGGTTgggatttatttttgattatttcaaagCGACTGTATTTTTGCAATGTTGGATGGCCTACGcggctttaaattttttcccaggGTTTACCGAAACATTTacaaaatccattttttgtgtagaaattttcaacaaaaaaaaaggaaatataaatttatttgccgaaaatatttgaagcataatttaaaagttaagaACAGCTGCTCAAAAACGGCGTAAAAAAGGTGCTAAgaacttaaaaattgtatagaCCGGAAGCTTTGCAAATGCCAAAGAAATATCATCATTTTATTAGCACATATCAtccttatttatttatttatttatttattcatcaagGAAACAAAAAGGATATGATAAGAAACATCCTTGTAAATATGTTTTCATATCTTTTAATTGCTAATAAGGTTAATAGTTTGACGTCTGCAGCTTGATATTTTAATCAAATCAGGcgtttttccaatgtttttctttttcagcgttgaactactgaaaattattctagCAGAGAGTATTTCCGTGCACGtgacgaatttttttgtgcacTCACTTCCTGTTGCATGGACCATTAAGTTTTGGACAAGATGATGTGAAAagtaataatatatttttggagaatttttgttttttttttcgcctcGAAATGCATCATTTACCAGGATATCTTCCGtaatatttgtgaaaaattatctttccaaaaacaataaattcgtgagaatatttaaaaaataatttatttttcggaaTTGGTCAGCTCAATGATGTCAATTATCTGTGTTAAAATTAgttaataaataattgaattttcaacattttctatgTGAGCTTTTCGTGGGGTACCGTACTCTACTCTAAACCCTACCCTGTTCTCActctataatttttaatttctcaaaactatTCCATCTTTCTTGAagaatgtggaaaaaattttttagaaggtATGATGTA
This is a stretch of genomic DNA from Caenorhabditis elegans chromosome V. It encodes these proteins:
- the str-181 gene encoding Serpentine receptor class r-10 (Predicted) yields the protein MLQSGWSLFCGHLQNVCVCLTIILNCYMIYLIINKSPKKIGNYKYLMLYISFFEITYAILATVTKPFVHSYTSRVIVIVDAKSSWFNRDVTKILNSCICGFYGCSVTILAIHFIYRYGSLHKTRRTLFEGWKFIAWCLVPIFYGIVWGLTIFFIFPEDKGFTELIRKDIWDYFELSIEDIVYTGPYYYPEDKNGIHGIEPLAVFGMLVLWFVIVSSSLAVMFYGFRCYRTMSELLSRSTSTFAQGLQQQLFKALVWQTIIPLIMLYVPCSIVFMCPLLQINIGNCSAFITVSVAVYPAVDTLPNIFIIKNFKETTLDLLCCGHQKSKSSSSSKTYSSKGGINITTT
- the R11D1.7 gene encoding Seven TM Receptor (Confirmed by transcript evidence); its protein translation is MLPTLKASGTFILEVFTVLGALAASFLVEKRFLCAPRMIFVFQQTFMLIYIIFFLNYFNIDKQTDEQVASHMCLFEVFATLFVNIIYLSMLHLSAVESGLSFLAITVFLLAAFFTFAFFSICQWVIEDPLALLASRLFSYQIVQIFLFLFCTISVIRLTMRQDREKTKPLRTFVPYYIITYFSVILFIITPKVVFLLAVLLKVTEDDEVLSGALRAILFISPFYNWIFVILINCQDPEKRTELKKSIERALRGIKTGPVPRINVQEPTSSSNLPSRSHIALNLMKNPLNSFNKLQRQSTIPAGEMPPQSSLMVPREQRYLASAEQEDIEQVSSPQEILSSRSSEERGFMTVALLRRASQMSQRFQSIRGDTPRTDSARSHNTPTPRSPKNPEAANDQTNVTSSSTQQAPSPRPLDVSQLLGFFITSSTSSLTMTVPVRNKRTIERIQEVLSQKDRPPLNIS